In the genome of Aureimonas sp. OT7, one region contains:
- a CDS encoding DUF6522 family protein — protein sequence MNTNHPGVTVEEDGIMLDAGFLAARFSLTEAQMRGLMARRLVQSRVERGEGEDVGRWRLTVRIGNRVWRGVVAADGALQSESMGLSPARSIDRLPQNP from the coding sequence ATGAACACGAACCATCCGGGCGTTACGGTCGAGGAGGACGGCATCATGCTGGATGCCGGCTTCCTGGCCGCGCGTTTTTCCCTCACCGAGGCGCAGATGCGCGGCCTGATGGCCAGGCGGTTGGTGCAGAGCCGCGTGGAACGCGGCGAGGGCGAGGATGTCGGCCGCTGGCGGTTGACCGTGCGGATCGGCAACCGCGTCTGGCGCGGTGTCGTGGCGGCGGATGGCGCCCTGCAGTCGGAATCGATGGGCCTGTCGCCCGCCAGGTCTATCGATCGTTTGCCGCAAAATCCCTGA
- a CDS encoding ABC transporter permease, producing MIVYWRCFSGIVVREALRFLHQRERFVSALVRPLLWLFIFAAGFRQVLGVSIIPPYRTYILYEVFITPGLIGMILLFNGMQSSLSMVYDRESGSMKTLLVSPLPRWFLLVSKLAAGVMVAVLQAYVFLAIAWFWRVRPPELGYLTVLPAIILSGLMLGALGMLLSSLVRQLENFAGVMNFVIFPMYFASSALYPLWRVRESSPLLYHICQLNPFTHAVELIRFALYGQLNLPALAIVTACTAAFLGLAVLAYDPMRGTIARKGEARPAS from the coding sequence ATGATCGTCTACTGGCGTTGCTTCTCCGGAATCGTGGTGCGCGAGGCGCTGCGCTTCCTGCACCAGCGCGAGCGGTTCGTCTCCGCCCTGGTGCGCCCGCTGCTCTGGCTCTTCATCTTCGCCGCCGGCTTCCGGCAGGTGCTGGGCGTTTCCATCATTCCGCCCTACCGCACCTACATTCTCTACGAGGTCTTCATAACGCCGGGGCTGATCGGCATGATCCTCCTGTTCAACGGCATGCAATCCTCGCTGTCGATGGTCTATGACCGCGAATCCGGCTCGATGAAGACGTTGCTCGTCAGCCCGCTGCCCCGCTGGTTCCTGCTGGTGTCCAAGCTTGCGGCGGGGGTGATGGTCGCAGTGCTGCAGGCTTACGTGTTCCTCGCCATCGCCTGGTTCTGGCGCGTCCGTCCGCCCGAGCTCGGCTACCTCACCGTATTGCCCGCCATTATCCTGTCGGGCCTGATGCTGGGCGCGCTCGGCATGCTGCTGTCGTCACTGGTGCGCCAGCTCGAGAATTTCGCCGGCGTGATGAACTTCGTCATCTTCCCGATGTATTTCGCCTCGTCGGCGCTGTACCCGCTGTGGCGGGTGCGGGAGTCCTCGCCGCTGCTCTACCACATCTGCCAGTTGAACCCCTTCACCCATGCGGTCGAGCTGATCCGCTTCGCGCTGTACGGACAGCTCAATCTACCCGCCCTCGCCATCGTCACGGCCTGCACGGCGGCCTTTCTGGGCCTTGCCGTCCTTGCCTACGACCCCATGCGCGGAACGATCGCCCGCAAGGGCGAGGCGCGTCCCGCAAGCTGA
- a CDS encoding ABC transporter ATP-binding protein — MPPSATATRPQALEVDGVGHAYGRRRALDEVSFVVPQGSFTALIGPNGAGKSTLFSLVTRLFNAREGTIRILGHDLSRHPGHALRHLGVVFQGRTLDLDLSIGQNLAYHAALHGMSGREARARAREILDGSELLDRLRDKGRALSGGQLRRVEIVRAYMHRPRLILLDEPTVGLDIASRAEIIRTVRRLVREEGVSVLWATHLIDEIEDEDRVVVLHRGQVLAEGGCRDVIEAEGAGSIGEAFARLTALAPVQAARAP, encoded by the coding sequence GTGCCGCCCTCCGCAACAGCGACCCGCCCGCAGGCGCTGGAAGTCGACGGCGTCGGCCATGCCTATGGCCGGCGGCGCGCGCTCGACGAGGTGTCCTTCGTCGTGCCGCAGGGCAGCTTCACTGCGCTGATCGGCCCCAACGGGGCCGGCAAGAGCACGCTCTTCTCTCTCGTCACCCGCCTGTTCAACGCGCGCGAAGGCACGATCCGCATCCTGGGCCACGATCTGTCGCGGCACCCTGGGCACGCGTTGCGGCATCTGGGCGTGGTCTTCCAGGGCAGGACGCTGGATCTCGATCTGTCGATCGGCCAGAACCTTGCCTATCATGCCGCCCTGCACGGTATGTCCGGGCGCGAGGCGCGGGCGCGGGCGCGCGAGATCCTGGACGGATCGGAACTTCTGGACCGCCTGCGCGACAAGGGGCGCGCCTTGTCCGGCGGCCAGTTGCGACGGGTGGAAATCGTCCGGGCCTACATGCATCGACCGCGCCTGATCCTGCTGGATGAGCCGACGGTGGGGCTGGACATCGCCTCTCGGGCGGAGATCATCCGCACCGTGCGCCGGCTGGTGCGCGAAGAAGGTGTCAGCGTGCTGTGGGCAACCCACCTCATCGACGAGATCGAGGATGAGGACCGCGTCGTGGTGCTGCATCGCGGCCAGGTCCTGGCCGAAGGCGGCTGCCGCGACGTGATCGAAGCGGAGGGCGCCGGCTCCATCGGCGAGGCCTTCGCAAGACTGACGGCGCTTGCGCCCGTGCAGGCTGCGAGGGCGCCATGA
- a CDS encoding PQQ-dependent catabolism-associated beta-propeller protein, with protein MTKPVLAAMAAVLCMSASPAFAYKIYVSNERGNDVTVLDSATFEVVETIKVGQRPRGIVVSPDGTKLYVCASDDDTIEVIDTATHQITGTLPSGPDPELMVVSPDGTLMYVANEDDNLVTVIDLKTGSRVVEIPVGVEPEGMGVSPDGKIIVNTSETTNMAHFIDRDSQQIVANVLVDSRPRFAEFKADNSEVWVSAEIGGTVSVIDAATRDIKHKVTFDIPGISAELIQPVGVRITEDGSKAYVALGPANRVAVVDANTYEVKDYLLVGQRVWQLAFSPDGSHLFSTNGISNDISIIDTARDEVIQSVQVGEQPWGVAVADTQ; from the coding sequence ATGACGAAGCCTGTTCTGGCGGCGATGGCCGCCGTGCTCTGCATGTCGGCAAGCCCGGCATTCGCCTACAAGATCTACGTATCGAACGAGCGCGGCAACGATGTCACCGTGCTCGATTCCGCGACGTTCGAGGTGGTCGAAACGATCAAGGTGGGCCAACGCCCGCGCGGTATCGTCGTCTCGCCCGATGGGACCAAGCTTTACGTCTGCGCCAGCGACGACGACACGATCGAGGTCATCGATACGGCCACGCACCAGATCACCGGCACGCTCCCTTCGGGGCCGGACCCGGAACTGATGGTCGTGTCACCGGACGGAACGCTGATGTACGTCGCCAACGAAGACGACAACCTCGTCACCGTCATCGACCTTAAGACCGGCAGCCGGGTGGTGGAGATCCCCGTCGGCGTCGAGCCGGAGGGCATGGGTGTCTCCCCCGACGGAAAGATCATCGTCAACACCTCCGAAACCACCAACATGGCGCACTTCATCGACCGCGATTCCCAGCAGATCGTGGCCAATGTGCTGGTGGATTCCAGGCCGCGCTTCGCCGAGTTCAAGGCAGACAATTCCGAGGTCTGGGTATCGGCGGAAATCGGGGGCACCGTCAGCGTGATCGATGCCGCGACGCGTGACATCAAGCACAAGGTGACCTTCGACATCCCGGGCATCAGCGCGGAACTGATCCAGCCGGTGGGCGTGCGGATCACTGAGGATGGGTCCAAGGCCTATGTCGCCCTCGGCCCCGCCAACCGGGTCGCCGTGGTGGATGCCAATACCTATGAGGTGAAGGACTATCTGCTGGTGGGCCAGCGGGTGTGGCAACTGGCCTTCTCGCCCGATGGCAGCCATCTGTTTTCCACCAACGGCATCTCCAACGACATTTCGATCATCGATACCGCGAGGGACGAGGTGATCCAGTCCGTGCAGGTCGGGGAGCAGCCCTGGGGCGTCGCGGTGGCGGACACGCAATAA
- a CDS encoding response regulator transcription factor yields the protein MTKVLIVDDHMVVRDGVRRLIAPLHPEAIAEAETPRDALDAFRRTRPDLVILDINLRGGSGLEVLRRLHADDSRARIVVFSMYSDLVYATSARREGALAYVSKSAPSDELLTAIRRALRGESYVDCVTAAAQENAAVNVAARLSTRELEILHMLGEGQSLNDIASGLGVAYKTIANSSTRIKEKLGLERTSDLIRFAVETRGGRLVGGI from the coding sequence ATGACCAAGGTTTTGATCGTCGACGACCACATGGTGGTCCGCGACGGCGTCCGCCGGCTGATCGCCCCCCTGCATCCCGAAGCCATTGCCGAGGCCGAGACCCCGCGCGACGCGCTGGACGCATTCCGGCGGACGCGGCCGGACCTGGTGATCCTGGATATCAACCTGCGCGGCGGCAGCGGGTTGGAAGTCCTGCGCCGGCTCCACGCGGACGACTCCAGGGCCCGCATCGTCGTGTTCTCGATGTATTCGGACCTCGTCTACGCTACCTCGGCCCGGCGCGAGGGCGCGCTCGCCTATGTGTCCAAGAGCGCGCCATCCGACGAGTTGCTGACGGCCATCCGCCGCGCCCTGCGCGGCGAATCCTATGTGGACTGCGTCACGGCGGCGGCGCAGGAAAACGCCGCCGTCAACGTGGCGGCGCGGCTTTCGACGCGCGAGCTTGAAATCCTGCATATGCTGGGCGAGGGCCAGAGCCTCAACGACATCGCCTCCGGCCTCGGCGTCGCCTACAAGACGATCGCCAACAGCTCGACCCGCATCAAGGAAAAGCTCGGCCTGGAGCGAACCTCGGACCTGATCCGCTTCGCGGTCGAGACGCGCGGCGGCCGGCTCGTGGGCGGTATCTGA
- a CDS encoding histidine kinase, protein MSLHTRLILAILGALGAMLLLGGLATVLHVRERIELEMRSAHIVAEHRVARQIAELPATMDHEAKFRALIRTFDSDRHARLSLIGRDGRTIMRSHLDGPRHPAPAWFAALFAPGPEVSIIPLPVPGPVAALELTVDPASHTRDVWTDLGLGLTLLGLFVVTTLALVWVIARTSLKPLNALRHTLGAIGHGRTDERAALAGPPEIRALAQSCNDMAARLSAMSADNRRLGELVYRMQEEERAELARDLHDEVGPFLFTIDVDAAAIEREPAAAVNEERAGAIRQATARARQAVRRILADLRPGLLPGLGLRETLMHLAHDFESRRPGIRIRIAVPEEGFDAQTDATLLMVLREAMLNALRHGEPTRLDVSVRAIAGQAEFSVVDDGGGRDAGADGFGIIGMRERVEAAGGRLRIMAVDAPAGLRVEGRLPIAVDDRVHRLEAAA, encoded by the coding sequence GTGTCGCTGCACACGAGGCTGATTCTCGCCATTCTGGGTGCGCTTGGCGCCATGCTGCTGCTGGGTGGTCTCGCAACCGTCCTGCACGTGCGCGAGCGCATCGAGTTGGAGATGCGCTCCGCCCATATCGTTGCCGAACATCGCGTCGCGCGGCAGATCGCCGAACTGCCCGCGACGATGGATCATGAAGCCAAGTTCCGGGCCCTCATCCGCACCTTCGACAGCGACCGCCATGCCCGCCTTTCGCTCATCGGCCGCGATGGACGGACGATCATGCGCTCGCATCTCGACGGCCCCCGACACCCCGCGCCGGCGTGGTTCGCGGCGTTGTTCGCGCCCGGGCCGGAGGTGAGCATCATTCCGCTGCCGGTCCCGGGGCCGGTCGCCGCGCTGGAGCTGACGGTGGACCCGGCCAGCCACACACGCGACGTGTGGACCGACCTCGGGCTCGGCCTCACCTTGCTCGGCCTGTTCGTGGTGACGACGCTGGCGCTGGTCTGGGTGATCGCCCGCACGTCGCTGAAACCGCTTAACGCGTTGCGGCACACGCTCGGCGCCATCGGGCATGGCCGTACGGACGAGCGGGCAGCCCTGGCCGGGCCTCCGGAAATCCGGGCCCTTGCACAGAGCTGCAACGACATGGCGGCGCGATTGTCCGCGATGTCGGCGGACAACCGCCGCCTCGGCGAACTCGTGTACCGGATGCAGGAGGAAGAGCGCGCCGAACTCGCCCGTGACCTGCATGACGAGGTCGGGCCCTTCCTCTTTACCATCGATGTCGACGCCGCGGCCATCGAGCGGGAGCCGGCCGCCGCTGTCAACGAGGAGCGCGCCGGCGCGATCCGCCAGGCGACGGCGCGGGCCCGACAGGCCGTGCGCCGCATCCTGGCCGACCTTCGCCCCGGCCTCCTGCCCGGCCTCGGCCTGCGGGAAACCCTCATGCATCTCGCCCACGACTTCGAAAGCCGTCGCCCGGGTATCCGCATTCGAATTGCCGTGCCGGAGGAGGGGTTCGACGCCCAGACGGACGCGACGCTTCTGATGGTGCTGCGGGAGGCGATGCTGAACGCCCTGCGCCACGGCGAGCCGACACGGCTGGACGTCAGTGTGCGCGCCATCGCCGGCCAGGCCGAATTTTCGGTCGTCGACGATGGCGGCGGCCGCGATGCGGGCGCCGACGGCTTCGGCATCATCGGCATGCGCGAGCGGGTCGAGGCCGCCGGTGGCAGGCTGCGCATCATGGCCGTGGACGCGCCTGCCGGGCTGCGCGTCGAAGGCCGTCTTCCCATCGCGGTAGACGACCGCGTGCACAGACTGGAGGCCGCGGCATGA
- a CDS encoding ABC transporter substrate-binding protein — translation MKIPIATLVAAMALGLAGVAEAQQPGPETTVIRIGLLRAYEPVLALSALDIPPETIGIAGAELGIADNDTTGAFMGQDFELTVSTLKPGEDIGPAMQAFADAGVHFIVTDLPAADTLKAADLARVAGSSVLNAGATDDSLREENCRSNMLHTAPTRSMLTDALAQYLMWKQWRNWVLIAGEHENDRLFADAMRASARKFGGDILEERTFEDAGGARATDSGQAQVQRQIPVFMQGLPDHDVVLVADESEVFGSFIPWRTWLPRPVAGTAGLVAASWHPASEQWGGAQIQNRFEKMAGRRMLAKDMQVWTAIRIVGEAATRTQSAEPDKILDYIKNPDFSIAAFKGQKLTFRDWNWQLRQPILLGEGRSVVSASPQEGFLHQTTELDTLGVDRPETACHLVP, via the coding sequence ATGAAGATACCCATCGCCACCCTGGTCGCCGCGATGGCCCTCGGCCTTGCCGGCGTGGCAGAGGCCCAGCAGCCGGGCCCGGAAACCACCGTCATCCGTATCGGCCTGCTGCGCGCCTACGAGCCCGTGCTGGCCCTCTCGGCGCTGGATATCCCGCCGGAGACGATCGGCATCGCCGGGGCGGAACTCGGCATCGCGGACAACGACACGACCGGCGCGTTCATGGGCCAGGATTTCGAGCTGACCGTCTCGACCCTCAAGCCGGGCGAGGACATCGGTCCGGCCATGCAGGCCTTCGCCGATGCCGGCGTGCACTTCATCGTCACGGACCTGCCGGCTGCCGATACGCTGAAAGCGGCCGACCTGGCCCGGGTGGCCGGGTCAAGCGTGCTGAATGCCGGGGCGACCGACGACAGCCTGCGCGAAGAAAACTGCCGGTCCAACATGCTTCATACGGCGCCGACCCGTTCGATGCTGACCGATGCGCTGGCGCAGTATCTGATGTGGAAACAGTGGCGCAACTGGGTACTGATCGCGGGCGAGCACGAGAACGACCGGCTTTTCGCCGACGCGATGAGGGCGTCCGCCCGCAAGTTCGGCGGCGACATCCTGGAAGAGCGTACGTTCGAGGATGCGGGCGGCGCCCGCGCCACGGATTCCGGACAGGCACAGGTGCAACGTCAGATCCCCGTCTTCATGCAGGGCCTGCCTGATCATGACGTGGTGCTGGTGGCCGACGAGAGCGAGGTCTTCGGCAGTTTCATACCCTGGCGCACATGGCTGCCTCGCCCGGTCGCGGGCACCGCGGGGCTTGTCGCCGCCTCCTGGCACCCGGCCAGCGAGCAGTGGGGCGGCGCGCAGATCCAGAACCGCTTCGAGAAGATGGCCGGCCGCCGCATGCTGGCGAAGGACATGCAGGTATGGACCGCGATCCGCATCGTGGGCGAGGCCGCGACCCGCACCCAATCGGCGGAACCGGACAAGATCCTGGACTATATCAAGAATCCGGACTTCTCCATCGCCGCCTTCAAGGGCCAGAAGCTGACCTTCCGGGACTGGAACTGGCAGTTGCGCCAGCCGATCCTGCTCGGCGAAGGCCGGTCGGTCGTTTCCGCGTCCCCCCAGGAGGGGTTCCTGCACCAGACGACGGAACTCGATACATTGGGCGTCGACCGGCCAGAGACCGCCTGTCATCTCGTGCCGTGA
- a CDS encoding (5-formylfuran-3-yl)methyl phosphate synthase, with amino-acid sequence MATKFLASVRNRAEALTALENGADIIDVKEPDAGALGAADPESLADVLAAVAGRTPVSAVAGTLSMAPEALAAAVAARRQADFVKVGLSTPDTAQLDAALEKLAAHAGATRLIAVLFADEGVDLRLLDRIAAAGFAGVMLDTARKDGRRLIDHAPLPTLSAFVEASRSLDLFCGLAGALEAPDVPRLMPLRPDYLGFRGALTDGKRGGGIAAARVADIAALVHPRAGPAAEGSAGAGPVDRVFIRDFVHDMEIGAYGFERGRRQRVRFSIEAEVPRRKTGPGGMADIYSYDLMMDAVRGIVARGHVDLVETIAEELAATILMDSRVAAVTVKVEKLDLGPEAAGIEIRREASAACCGAASN; translated from the coding sequence ATGGCGACGAAATTCCTGGCAAGCGTCCGAAACCGCGCCGAGGCCCTGACCGCCTTGGAAAACGGCGCCGACATCATCGACGTGAAGGAACCCGATGCCGGCGCGCTGGGGGCGGCCGACCCGGAAAGCCTGGCCGACGTGCTGGCGGCGGTTGCCGGGCGCACGCCCGTTTCCGCCGTCGCCGGAACGCTGTCCATGGCGCCGGAGGCGCTCGCGGCCGCAGTCGCCGCGCGGCGGCAGGCGGACTTCGTCAAGGTGGGGCTTTCGACGCCGGACACCGCGCAACTGGATGCGGCCCTTGAAAAACTTGCAGCACATGCCGGCGCGACGCGGCTGATCGCGGTCCTGTTTGCCGACGAGGGCGTCGATCTCCGGTTGCTGGACCGCATCGCGGCAGCTGGATTTGCCGGCGTCATGCTGGATACGGCGCGCAAGGACGGTCGCCGCCTGATCGACCATGCGCCGCTTCCTACCCTGTCGGCTTTCGTGGAAGCGTCGCGCAGCCTCGACCTTTTCTGCGGGCTTGCCGGAGCACTCGAGGCTCCAGACGTGCCCCGCCTGATGCCGCTGCGCCCGGATTATCTCGGCTTTCGCGGCGCCCTGACCGACGGCAAGCGGGGAGGCGGCATCGCGGCGGCGCGGGTGGCCGACATTGCCGCACTCGTGCATCCGCGGGCGGGCCCGGCGGCGGAAGGATCGGCGGGGGCCGGCCCGGTGGACCGGGTCTTCATCCGCGACTTCGTCCATGACATGGAGATCGGGGCCTATGGCTTCGAGCGCGGGCGGCGGCAACGCGTGCGATTTTCCATCGAGGCCGAGGTTCCGAGACGGAAGACCGGTCCGGGCGGGATGGCCGACATCTACTCCTACGACCTCATGATGGATGCCGTGCGCGGCATCGTGGCGCGCGGGCACGTCGATCTCGTGGAAACGATCGCGGAAGAACTCGCCGCCACGATCCTTATGGACAGCCGCGTGGCCGCCGTGACCGTGAAGGTCGAGAAACTCGATCTCGGACCGGAGGCGGCAGGCATAGAAATCCGGCGCGAAGCCAGCGCGGCATGCTGCGGCGCAGCATCGAATTGA
- a CDS encoding amino acid kinase encodes MKDLLIVKVGGSSISSPDLKLWVASMEKASRPLVLVPGGGPFADVVRRFQPVIGFDDDAAHHMAILAMEQFGRALASLGDRLVAVASMEAIRRELDAGRIPVWMPAKLALRAGEIPRNWSVTSDSLAAWLAGQFSGCSLCLIKQLDMPEGSTLDAISAAGVVDSSFVKLLQPETSVYVAGPSDLTLAAKRLSGGGVPGRAIRRSTPPGSYAVEAAE; translated from the coding sequence GTGAAGGACCTGCTCATCGTCAAAGTCGGAGGAAGCTCGATTTCTTCTCCCGACCTGAAACTGTGGGTCGCAAGCATGGAAAAGGCGTCCCGGCCGCTGGTCCTGGTGCCCGGAGGCGGACCCTTCGCGGATGTGGTGCGCCGGTTCCAGCCGGTGATCGGCTTTGACGACGATGCGGCCCACCACATGGCCATCCTGGCCATGGAACAGTTTGGCCGCGCCCTTGCGAGTCTTGGCGACAGGCTTGTGGCCGTCGCCTCGATGGAGGCCATCCGGCGCGAGCTGGATGCCGGCCGAATACCGGTCTGGATGCCTGCGAAGCTGGCCCTGCGTGCCGGCGAGATTCCACGCAACTGGAGCGTGACGTCCGACAGCCTGGCCGCGTGGCTGGCGGGGCAGTTCTCCGGCTGCTCGCTCTGCCTCATCAAGCAGCTCGACATGCCCGAAGGCTCGACGCTCGACGCCATCTCGGCGGCGGGCGTGGTGGATTCCTCCTTCGTCAAGCTGCTTCAGCCGGAGACGAGCGTCTATGTAGCCGGCCCTTCGGACCTGACCCTGGCGGCCAAGCGGCTTTCAGGAGGAGGCGTCCCGGGCCGCGCCATTCGGCGCAGCACGCCGCCCGGGTCCTACGCCGTCGAAGCGGCGGAGTGA
- a CDS encoding DUF6513 domain-containing protein: MNGAPPPASPFTGQRLLFLTGRLALPRLERVLAEMGPTDFHFSIRDMGVKVAALLTGDIIRRRLELPVDTDRIVVPGRCRADLESLERHFGVAVTRGPDEVADLPQFLGRGRKAADLSRHDMRIFAEIVDASALSLPAIVERARAMALSGADVIDLGCLPDTPFPHLEDAVHALKAEGLAVSVDSANRGELVRAARAGADFLLSLTEHTLDIAQEGDCIPILVPAEPRDLGSLLRAVDAATDRGLSFIADPVLDPIHFGFTDSLARYHALRAARPHIDIMMGTGNLTELTEADSSGITALLLGIASELFVRNLLVVHVSAHTRRTIEEHDIARRIMHAARADNALPRGYSPALSQVHDLRPVANSAADIAEQAAAVRDRNYRIEVAEDGIHLFTRGQHAVHGDAFSFYPLLDVAGDPAHAFYLGAELQKAEIAFRLGKRFAQDEPLRFGVATPEAGDEDRTRLAEAGHTLKARRDGAGEP, encoded by the coding sequence GTGAACGGGGCGCCGCCGCCTGCAAGTCCGTTTACCGGCCAGCGCCTCCTGTTCCTGACCGGACGGCTGGCGCTGCCCCGGCTGGAGCGCGTCCTGGCCGAGATGGGGCCGACCGACTTCCATTTCTCCATCCGCGACATGGGCGTAAAGGTCGCCGCGCTGTTGACGGGCGATATCATCCGGCGGCGGCTGGAACTGCCGGTCGATACCGACAGGATCGTCGTACCGGGTCGATGCCGCGCCGATCTCGAAAGCCTGGAGCGGCATTTCGGCGTCGCCGTCACCCGCGGGCCGGACGAGGTCGCGGACCTGCCGCAGTTCCTGGGGCGAGGCCGCAAGGCGGCGGACCTATCCAGGCACGACATGCGCATATTCGCCGAGATCGTCGATGCCTCCGCCCTGTCACTGCCCGCCATCGTCGAAAGGGCGCGGGCCATGGCATTGTCCGGCGCCGATGTGATCGATCTCGGCTGCCTGCCGGATACGCCCTTTCCGCATCTGGAGGATGCGGTGCACGCGCTGAAGGCGGAAGGGCTGGCCGTCAGCGTCGACAGTGCCAACAGGGGAGAGTTGGTACGCGCGGCGCGCGCGGGCGCCGATTTCCTGTTGAGCCTGACCGAACATACGCTCGACATCGCGCAGGAAGGCGATTGCATTCCGATTCTCGTGCCGGCCGAGCCGCGCGACCTCGGATCGCTCCTGCGCGCGGTGGACGCCGCGACGGATCGCGGCCTGTCCTTCATCGCCGATCCGGTCCTCGACCCGATCCATTTCGGTTTCACCGACTCGCTGGCGCGCTATCACGCGTTGCGCGCGGCGCGGCCCCATATCGACATCATGATGGGGACCGGCAACCTGACGGAACTGACCGAGGCCGACAGCTCCGGCATCACGGCGCTGCTGCTGGGCATCGCCTCCGAGCTGTTCGTTCGTAACCTGCTCGTCGTGCATGTCAGCGCCCACACACGCCGCACCATCGAGGAACACGACATCGCCCGCCGCATCATGCATGCCGCGCGCGCCGACAACGCTCTGCCGCGCGGCTATTCCCCGGCGCTGTCGCAGGTGCACGACCTGAGGCCGGTGGCCAACAGCGCCGCCGACATTGCGGAGCAGGCCGCTGCGGTGCGCGACCGCAACTACCGTATCGAGGTGGCCGAGGACGGCATCCACCTTTTCACGCGCGGGCAGCATGCGGTGCATGGCGATGCCTTCTCGTTCTATCCGCTGCTGGACGTGGCGGGAGACCCGGCCCACGCTTTCTATCTGGGTGCCGAACTGCAGAAGGCGGAGATCGCCTTTCGCCTCGGCAAGCGCTTCGCGCAGGACGAGCCCCTGCGGTTCGGGGTGGCGACGCCGGAAGCCGGGGACGAGGATCGCACCCGCCTCGCGGAGGCGGGCCACACGCTGAAGGCCCGGCGCGACGGGGCGGGCGAGCCATGA
- a CDS encoding DUF447 domain-containing protein, whose protein sequence is MIRETILTSVSAAGRVHIAPLGIIAAGEDEAGQWIVAPFRPSTTLANIEETGFAVANYTDDVLIFAGCLTGRKDWPLVPLDNCPVPRLAAALAHDVLRVEHVEEDAVRPRYHCRVVASAAHAPFTGMNRARAAVLELAILASRLSMLPRRKVEDEIAYLQIAVDKTAGPRERQAWDWLMDKVAAFYRDERAGT, encoded by the coding sequence ATGATCCGGGAAACGATCCTGACCAGCGTGTCGGCAGCGGGCCGCGTTCATATCGCCCCGCTGGGCATCATCGCGGCGGGCGAGGATGAGGCTGGGCAATGGATCGTCGCGCCGTTCCGCCCGTCGACGACGCTCGCGAACATCGAGGAGACGGGCTTCGCCGTCGCCAATTATACCGACGACGTGCTGATCTTCGCCGGCTGCCTGACCGGTCGGAAAGACTGGCCGCTGGTGCCGCTGGACAATTGCCCCGTGCCGCGCCTTGCCGCGGCGCTGGCCCATGACGTGCTGCGGGTCGAGCATGTGGAAGAGGATGCGGTACGACCGAGATACCATTGCCGGGTCGTCGCATCCGCCGCGCATGCGCCCTTCACCGGCATGAACCGGGCACGTGCCGCGGTGCTGGAACTGGCCATCCTGGCCAGCCGCCTGTCGATGCTGCCGCGCCGGAAAGTAGAGGATGAGATCGCCTACCTGCAGATCGCGGTGGACAAGACCGCCGGTCCGCGCGAAAGGCAGGCTTGGGACTGGCTGATGGACAAGGTTGCGGCATTCTACCGCGACGAGCGCGCCGGAACCTGA